The following coding sequences are from one Triticum dicoccoides isolate Atlit2015 ecotype Zavitan chromosome 4A, WEW_v2.0, whole genome shotgun sequence window:
- the LOC119287558 gene encoding (+)-menthofuran synthase-like has product MVAEMVVEPLNSPVLTTVLAFLLVVITLLVSTRRSSSALRLPPSPRGLPVVGHLHLLGSLPHRSLRSLAASHGPVMHLRLGRVPAVVASSAAAAEEAMKTRDLDFAGRPRLLMVDRFYYGTGGIGFAPYGDHWRQARRVCAAHMLSARRVASLGRVRAQEAAALVGRVRRVGSGVVNLSDNLVVYSNAVISRCTLGDADCGVEGGGARLRKAFGEMEELLGTVPMGETVPQGVRRDGGAPRNGAHGRRRWT; this is encoded by the coding sequence ATGGTTGCAGAAATGGTGGTCGAGCCGTTGAACTCGCCCGTGCTCACCACCGTCCTCGCCTTCCTTCTCGTGGTGATCACCCTCCTCGTCTCCACCAGGCGCAGCAGCAGTGCGCTGCGGCTGCCCCCGTCGCCGCGGGGCCTGCCGGTCGTCGGCCACCTCCACCTGCTCGGGAGCCTGCCGCACCGGAGCCTCCGGTCGCTGGCCGCGTCCCACGGCCCGGTCATGCACCTGCGGCTCGGCCGCGTGCCCGCCGTCGTGGCCTCCTCCGCGGCCGCGGCGGAGGAGGCCATGAAGACCCGCGACCTGGACTTCGCCGGCCGCCCCAGGCTCCTCATGGTCGACCGCTTCTACTACGGCACCGGCGGCATCGGCTTCGCGCCCTACGGCGACCACTGGCGCCAGGCGCGCCGCGTCTGCGCCGCCCACATGCTCAGCGCGCGCCGCGTCGCGTCCCTGGGCCGCGTCCGGGCGCAGGAGGCCGCCGCGCTCGTCGGCCGGGTCCGCCGGGTTGGTTCCGGCGTCGTGAACCTGAGCGACAACCTCGTCGTCTACTCCAACGCGGTCATCTCCCGCTGCACGCTCGGCGACGCGGACTGCGGGGTggaaggcggcggcgcgaggcTGAGGAAGGCGTTCGGCGAGATGGAGGAGCTCCTCGGAACGGTGCCCATGGGGGAGACGGTGCCTCAAGGCGTTCGGCGAGATGGAGGAGCTCCTCGGAACGGTGCCCATGGGCGCCGCCGGTGGACATGA